The Chaetodon auriga isolate fChaAug3 chromosome 22, fChaAug3.hap1, whole genome shotgun sequence genome contains a region encoding:
- the pmch gene encoding pro-MCH — MISVYSVLYTLVLISELSSHSVTAAAPANKEEDIVTEQDGLSFLLEDEPMIEPAVVPPVYWRKHVLDNSVRDEDGKHFISDARLKRQSMRGLNPAFTRSLPLLADRSLSYTPAEHSLKFDRRNTDLDVLRCMIGRVYRPCWQE, encoded by the exons ATGATCTCTGTGTACTCTGTCCTGTATACTCTAGTGCTTATCTCTGAGCTGAGCAGCCACTCGGTCACTGCAGCCGCGCCtgcaaacaaagaagaagacatcGTAACAGAGCAAGATGGCCTGAGCTTTCTGCTGGAGGACGAGCCCATGATCGAGCCCGCTGTGGTTCCTCCTGTGTACTGGCGGAAGCACGTGCTGGACAACAGTGTGAGGGATGAAGATGGAAAACACTTCATCTCG GACGCGAGGCTGAAAAGACAAAGTATGCGTGGGCTGAACCCGGCCTTCACCCGGAGTCTTCCTCTGCTCGCAGACCGAAGCTTGAGCTACACTCCCGCCGAGCACAGTTTGAAATTTGATCGCAGAAACACTGACCTCGACG TGCTGCGGTGTATGATAGGAAGAGTGTACCGACCCTGCTGGCAAGAATAG
- the parpbp gene encoding PCNA-interacting partner produces the protein MEALGDRLKVMVKIFRRECHRVLQSERTTIHGADDMLMVLQLAMAEVNKQHGGEFKVALSDVLMAWKHLLLDKLHLPPPSFARLENYDLILEVYESFLKRSNTVDLLDILSMYKQLRLVDLDPEEPVSPIQLFEFLSGNTEVPEIPDSSVPSTPSSKNRPCSSQVKTAVRRVFCSYLNLLVNSKNDMALALTLDVPSRALGQQAFTDIKHAARNNNTSLFLAVTSFVRAIQLGGKGYAPAESDPLRKHVKGLSDFVQFLDNLEEILGEIPDPSVCGARLVAAIRAVLVKGRSSGDAVYAAAEETAKELKERICQLHQIQQQTTNASRTGISPARPKVHAVNHATAYGGRDTVKVLMALLDEEASALPRQNKADLLSEDQPVLSGAEGTCMLTLFRSPEVSAGCSPEPLRNRVQSRLDLLKPKAKDRVIRSQFACTYRDEELPLNRVLEFPSSSQVPTCVHPAPKPKNTLAVDEERSSDVEETTTASECPNKEQSGMRRGAALGQRSGNAPNRGAGPGNRKKTGIQTQGSKRKQVDSDQRGGSENEPPQKKQPMVSVKMSGKTVSKASSKKKLIAGQGKLTSFFRV, from the exons ATGGAGGCTTTAGGAGACCGTCTGAAGGTGATGGTGAAAATCTTTAGGAGAGAGTGCCACAGGGTTTTGCAGTCTGAGAGGACCACCATTCATGGAGCTGACGACATGCTGATGGTGCTGCAGCTGGCCATGGCAGAAGTTAATAAGCAG CACGGCGGAGAGTTCAAAGTGGCTCTGAGTGATGTCCTGATGGCCTGGAAACACTTACTGTTAGACAAACTTCACCTGCCACCCCCCAGCTTTGCACGCTTGGAGAACTATGATCTCATCCTGGAGGTATACGAATCCTTCCTGAAGCGCTCCAACACTGTGGACCTGCTTGATATCCTCTCCATGTACAAACAGCTGAGACTCGTGGACTTGGACCCAGAGGAGCCTGTGAGCCCG ATCCAGCTGTTCGAGTTCTTATCAGGCAACACGGAGGTCCCAGAGATTCCAGACTCCTCAGTGCCGTCAACACCATCTAGTAAAAACAGGCCCTGCAGCTCACAG GTGAAAACGGCAGTGAGAAGGGTTTTCTGCTCCTATCTGAATTTGCTTGTGAACTCCAAGAACGACATGGCCTTGGCGCTAACCCTTGACGTGCCGAGTCGGGCTCTAGGACAGCAGGCGTTCACCGACATAAAACACGCTGCACGTAACAACAACACGTCTCTCTTCTTG GCTGTGACATCTTTCGTGAGGGCCATCCAGCTCGGAGGGAAGGGCTACGCTCCAGCTGAGTCTGACCCACTGAGGAAACATGTCAAAGGCCTGTCTGACTTTGTCCAGTTTTTAGACAACCTGGAAGAAATACTGGGGGAGATTCCTGACCCAAG tgtgtgtggagccaGGCTGGTGGCTGCCATCAGGGCGGTGCTGGTGAAGGGCCGCAGCAGTGGAGATGCAGTGTacgctgcagctgaagagacgGCGAAGGAGCTGAAGGAGCGGATCTGCCAGCTACACCAGATCCAGCAACAGACCACTAATGCAAGCCGGACCGGGATAAGCCCTGCCAGG CCAAAGGTGCACGCAGTCAACCACGCCACAGCGTACGGAGGTCGGGACACTGTGAAGGTGCTGATGGCTCTGCTGGATGAAGAAGCGTCGGCTCTTCCCCGTCAGAACAAGGCGGATCTGCTGTCTGAGGACCAGCCCGTCCTCAGTGGGGCAGAGGGGACCTGCATGCTCACGCTGTTCAG ATCCCCTGaagtgtctgctggatgttctCCAGAACCTCTAAGGAACCGAGTCCAAAGCCGGCTAGACCTGCTCAAACCCAAG gCCAAGGACAGAGTCATTCGATCCCAGTTTGCGTGCACATACAGAGATGAAGAACTGCCACTCAACCGTGTGCTGGAGTTCCCCAGCAGCAGTCAGGTCCCTACCTGTGTGCACCCAGCACCCAAACCCAAAAACACCCTGGCTGTGGATGAGGAGCGCAGCTCGGATGTGGAGGAGACAACCACAG CCTCTGAATGTCCAAATAAGGAGCAGAGCGGCATGCGGCGGGGGGCTGCTCTCGGGCAAAGAAGTGGAAATGCCCCAAACAGAGGTGCAGGCCCGGGCAATAGAAAGAAAACTGGCATTCAGACACAGGGCAGCAAGAGGAAGCAGGTGGATTCTGATCAACGTGGAGGATCAGAGAACGAGCCTCCGCAGAAGAAGCAGCCCATGGTCTCAGTCAAAATGTCTGGCAAGACTGTCAGCAAGGCCTCGAGTAAGAAGAAGCTGATAGCCGGGCAGGGAAAGCTAACCAGCTTCTTCAGAGTCTAA